From a single Adhaeribacter swui genomic region:
- a CDS encoding nicotinate phosphoribosyltransferase, which produces MHISDRFRPSLALLTDLYQLTMAQGYWKKKLAEQEAVFHLYFRKNPFNGGYTVAAGLADAIDFLQHLQFTPEDTAYLGSLRGSKNQPLFEAGFLAYLEQMRFTCDVAAIPEGTVVFPNEPLLRISGPILQCQLVETPLLNIINFQTLVATKATRIVEAAQGDPVMEFGMRRAQGPDGSLSASRAAFIGGVGATSNLLAGQIFNIPVKGTHAHSWVMSFDEEQDAFAAYADVFPDDSVFLVDTYNTIAGIKKAVKVAKKLREQGHELVGIRLDSGDLAYLSKEGRRLFDEAGLSNVSIVASNDLDEYLIQSLKLQGARIDTWGIGTKLVTAYDQPALGGVYKLAALRNLTTGQWEYKLKLSEQLAKISTPGIQQVRRFYNEQGFLADMIYSEETEPSSTLIDPNDVTRRKTLANNTIFQDLLVPIFKQGKQVYQNPDLRSIQQYARHQVQQLHETIRRFLNPHVYPVGLESNLFNQKLEIILKLRQGEKA; this is translated from the coding sequence ATGCATATCTCCGACCGTTTTCGTCCATCTTTAGCCCTTCTCACCGATTTGTATCAACTCACCATGGCGCAGGGCTACTGGAAAAAAAAACTGGCCGAACAAGAAGCCGTGTTTCATCTGTATTTCCGGAAGAACCCGTTTAATGGCGGTTATACGGTGGCGGCGGGGTTAGCCGATGCCATTGATTTTTTGCAGCATTTACAATTTACCCCAGAAGATACGGCTTACCTGGGCAGTTTACGCGGCAGTAAAAACCAGCCCTTGTTCGAAGCCGGTTTTTTAGCGTATCTCGAACAAATGCGCTTTACCTGCGACGTGGCTGCCATTCCGGAAGGTACCGTGGTTTTCCCAAACGAACCTTTGCTGCGCATTTCCGGACCTATCTTGCAATGCCAACTCGTAGAAACGCCTTTGCTGAATATTATAAATTTCCAGACTTTGGTAGCCACCAAAGCTACCCGTATTGTAGAAGCTGCGCAGGGCGACCCCGTAATGGAATTTGGCATGCGCCGGGCACAAGGGCCAGATGGTTCTTTGTCGGCCAGCCGGGCAGCATTTATTGGAGGCGTGGGAGCTACCTCTAACTTATTGGCCGGTCAAATTTTTAACATTCCGGTAAAAGGAACACACGCGCACAGTTGGGTCATGAGTTTTGATGAAGAACAAGATGCCTTTGCTGCTTATGCCGACGTTTTTCCGGATGATTCGGTATTTTTGGTGGATACGTACAATACCATTGCCGGCATTAAAAAAGCGGTAAAAGTAGCAAAAAAATTGCGCGAACAAGGCCATGAGTTGGTTGGTATCCGGCTCGATTCCGGCGACTTGGCTTATTTAAGTAAAGAAGGCCGCCGGCTTTTTGATGAAGCAGGTTTAAGCAATGTTTCGATTGTGGCCAGCAACGACCTCGATGAATATCTGATCCAGAGTTTAAAACTGCAAGGTGCCCGCATTGATACCTGGGGCATTGGCACCAAACTGGTTACTGCCTACGACCAGCCGGCGCTGGGTGGCGTTTACAAGTTAGCGGCTCTGCGCAATTTAACAACCGGCCAATGGGAGTACAAATTAAAACTATCGGAACAACTCGCTAAAATATCCACGCCAGGCATTCAGCAGGTACGCCGGTTTTACAACGAACAAGGCTTTTTAGCCGACATGATCTATTCCGAAGAAACAGAACCTTCCAGTACCCTCATCGACCCGAACGATGTTACCCGGCGCAAAACTTTAGCGAATAATACTATTTTTCAGGATTTACTGGTACCTATTTTTAAACAAGGCAAGCAGGTTTACCAAAACCCCGATCTCCGCAGCATACAGCAATATGCCCGCCATCAGGTTCAGCAATTGCACGAAACCATTCGCCGTTTCTTAAATCCGCACGTGTACCCGGTCGGCCTGGAAAGCAACTTATTCAATCAAAAATTAGAAATCATTTTAAAATTACGCCAAGGCGAAAAAGCATAA
- a CDS encoding 3-keto-disaccharide hydrolase encodes MKTRKIIYCFSLLIWLFYWGKPDVFAQNPNANKKDKQTFTSLFDGHSLRGWHQIPGGNWQVVNGAIVGTSTKDEKRHGLLVSDKVYKDFTVKLKFRPITGNSGFYFRCEETNDEVGVHGFQAEIDPEKDAGGLYETGGREWVVQPKPEDVKRWLKPGLWNDMTIIARGGNVVVFINGYKTAAVSNDPGRTEGHLALQLHGGQDMDVLFKDIQIAEE; translated from the coding sequence ATGAAAACTAGAAAAATTATATACTGCTTCAGCCTGTTAATCTGGCTGTTTTACTGGGGTAAACCTGATGTATTTGCCCAAAATCCCAACGCCAATAAAAAAGATAAACAAACGTTTACCAGTTTATTCGATGGGCACAGTTTACGGGGCTGGCACCAAATACCGGGCGGTAATTGGCAAGTGGTAAATGGCGCCATTGTGGGTACCAGCACCAAAGACGAAAAACGGCACGGTTTACTCGTGAGCGACAAGGTTTACAAAGATTTCACGGTTAAGTTAAAATTTAGACCCATAACCGGTAACAGCGGCTTTTACTTTCGTTGCGAAGAAACTAATGACGAGGTAGGGGTACATGGCTTTCAGGCCGAAATTGATCCGGAGAAAGATGCCGGGGGCTTGTACGAAACCGGCGGGCGCGAGTGGGTGGTGCAACCCAAACCCGAAGACGTGAAACGCTGGCTCAAGCCTGGTTTATGGAACGATATGACCATTATTGCCCGCGGCGGCAACGTGGTAGTATTTATTAATGGCTATAAAACTGCCGCGGTCAGTAATGATCCGGGGCGTACAGAGGGCCACCTGGCCTTGCAACTGCACGGCGGCCAGGATATGGACGTGCTGTTCAAGGATATCCAGATTGCGGAAGAATAA
- a CDS encoding LLM class flavin-dependent oxidoreductase, whose product MKETKIRLSVLDQSPVRKGGTARQALLETVQLAKTADKLGFHRFWVAEHHNTRGLAGSSPEVLVAHLAGKTQYIRVGSGGVMLPHYSALKVAENFRLLESLFPGRIDLGIGRAPGSDRLTANALNPYNTFNEQDFIQQLTDLNHYLNDTFEAGTDLVHIRATPNAETVPAVWLLSSSGQSGSFAAHFGFGFSFAHFINPIGGPQTVKAYRKHFQPQENMPTPEANASVFVLCADTDQKAQELQAVMDLMLLRIEKGIRAGVPPYEDAAAQQYSEAELARIQYNRQRMVVGTPEQVKAKLTDMAAAYNVDELIVVTITHDFADRLRSYELLAQAFELPSPTATLNWKPEPGFYA is encoded by the coding sequence ATGAAAGAGACAAAAATTCGCTTGAGTGTGCTCGACCAGTCGCCGGTAAGGAAAGGCGGCACTGCCCGCCAGGCGCTGCTGGAAACAGTACAACTCGCCAAAACTGCCGATAAGTTAGGCTTTCATCGTTTCTGGGTAGCGGAGCACCACAACACCCGCGGTTTGGCCGGTTCGTCGCCGGAAGTGCTGGTGGCCCATTTAGCCGGTAAAACCCAGTACATTCGGGTGGGTTCCGGGGGCGTGATGTTGCCGCACTACAGCGCTTTAAAAGTAGCCGAAAATTTCCGCTTGCTCGAAAGCCTTTTTCCGGGCCGAATAGATTTAGGGATTGGCCGGGCACCCGGCAGCGACCGGCTTACCGCAAATGCTTTAAACCCTTACAATACGTTTAACGAACAGGATTTCATCCAGCAACTCACTGACCTGAACCATTACCTGAACGATACATTTGAAGCGGGCACCGATTTAGTGCATATCCGGGCTACGCCTAATGCCGAAACCGTACCGGCGGTTTGGTTACTAAGTTCGAGTGGGCAAAGCGGTAGTTTTGCGGCTCATTTTGGTTTTGGGTTTTCGTTTGCGCATTTTATTAACCCCATCGGAGGCCCACAAACGGTAAAGGCGTACCGCAAGCATTTTCAGCCCCAGGAGAATATGCCGACGCCCGAAGCCAATGCCAGTGTTTTTGTGTTATGCGCCGACACCGACCAAAAAGCCCAGGAGTTGCAAGCCGTGATGGACTTAATGCTGTTACGAATAGAAAAAGGAATCCGGGCCGGGGTGCCGCCTTACGAAGATGCCGCCGCCCAGCAATACTCCGAAGCCGAACTGGCCCGCATTCAATATAACCGCCAGCGCATGGTAGTGGGTACGCCGGAGCAGGTAAAAGCCAAACTAACCGATATGGCCGCGGCCTATAACGTAGACGAGCTGATTGTTGTAACCATAACCCACGATTTTGCCGATCGGCTGCGCAGTTACGAGTTACTGGCTCAGGCTTTTGAATTGCCCAGTCCTACCGCCACCCTAAACTGGAAACCCGAACCTGGTTTTTACGCTTAG